In a genomic window of Nocardia fluminea:
- the nhaA gene encoding Na+/H+ antiporter NhaA, which produces MITRVRSELTRYLRTETVGGALLLAAAAVALIWVNSPWGASYQTMIDAHLDIPALHLDLTLADWAKDGLLAIFFFVAGLELKREFAVGELRDPRRAALPIIAAVGGVITPAVIALVVGHGVPGMDKGWAIPVATDIAFALAVLAMTGSRIPTSARVFLLSLAVVDDLLAIVLIAVLFTASLSMLWLAAALACCGAWALAQKLRLHTPLFYLPVALVCWYALHEAGIHPTLAGVALGLLTRVRKDPGERIAPATHLEHVVQPISAGFCVPVFALFASGVPLDSAVFGSLFTDRLSLAIILGLLLGKTIGIFGVSWLVITLGWAKRPAGLEYRDMFALSVLGAIGFTVSLLVAELALADVGDDAVDLAKAAVLVTSMAASLIGSALLLRRGRVHQARRDADQLPQGEGSTK; this is translated from the coding sequence TTGATCACGCGCGTCCGCTCCGAGCTCACCCGCTATCTCCGCACCGAAACCGTCGGCGGCGCGTTGCTCCTCGCGGCCGCCGCGGTGGCCCTGATCTGGGTGAACTCGCCATGGGGCGCGAGCTACCAGACGATGATCGACGCCCACCTCGACATTCCCGCACTGCACCTCGACCTCACCCTGGCCGACTGGGCCAAGGACGGGCTGCTCGCGATCTTCTTCTTCGTCGCGGGGCTCGAGCTCAAACGGGAATTCGCCGTCGGCGAGCTACGCGATCCGAGACGGGCCGCGCTGCCGATCATCGCCGCGGTGGGCGGTGTGATCACCCCGGCCGTGATCGCGCTGGTGGTCGGCCACGGCGTGCCGGGCATGGACAAGGGCTGGGCCATTCCCGTCGCCACCGACATCGCCTTCGCGCTCGCGGTCCTCGCGATGACCGGCTCGCGGATCCCCACCAGCGCGCGGGTGTTCCTGCTGAGCCTGGCCGTGGTCGACGACCTGCTCGCTATCGTTCTCATCGCGGTGCTGTTCACCGCCTCGCTGTCGATGCTGTGGCTGGCCGCCGCCCTGGCCTGCTGCGGCGCGTGGGCACTGGCCCAGAAGCTGCGGTTGCACACGCCGCTGTTCTACCTCCCGGTCGCGCTGGTGTGCTGGTACGCGCTGCACGAGGCGGGCATCCATCCGACACTGGCCGGCGTCGCCCTCGGATTGCTCACCCGGGTGCGCAAGGATCCCGGCGAGAGGATCGCGCCCGCGACGCACCTCGAGCATGTGGTGCAACCGATCTCGGCCGGGTTCTGCGTACCGGTGTTCGCGCTGTTCGCCTCCGGTGTACCGCTCGACAGCGCGGTGTTCGGATCGCTGTTCACCGACCGGCTCTCACTGGCGATCATCCTCGGGCTCCTGCTCGGCAAGACCATCGGGATCTTCGGTGTGAGCTGGTTGGTCATCACGCTCGGCTGGGCGAAACGCCCAGCTGGACTGGAGTATCGCGACATGTTCGCCCTGTCGGTACTCGGCGCGATCGGGTTCACCGTTAGCCTTCTCGTGGCGGAACTCGCACTCGCCGACGTCGGCGACGATGCTGTCGATCTTGCCAAGGCCGCCGTTCTGGTGACCTCGATGGCAGCATCGCTGATCGGATCGGCGCTACTGTTGCGCCGAGGACGTGTGCACCAGGCGCGCCGCGATGCAGACCAGTTACCACAGGGAGAAGGGTCGACGAAGTGA
- a CDS encoding phage holin family protein: MSYTQGGNDGRTVTSIPLTDANPPGSASIGSLVRDATEQMSTLVRAEVALAKAEVTGEIKKGLTGSVFFILALTVLLFSSFFFFFFLAELLDMWLWRWAAFLIVFLLMVLTTVLLALLGWLKVRKVRAPEKTIGSLKQAAEVLPAAFAHRDAAEAHAAIGSRGAGATSLEKSSNR; encoded by the coding sequence GTGAGTTACACCCAAGGCGGAAATGACGGTCGGACGGTCACTTCGATCCCGTTGACCGACGCCAATCCGCCCGGATCGGCGAGCATCGGCAGCCTCGTGCGCGATGCCACCGAACAGATGTCGACACTGGTGCGCGCCGAGGTGGCGCTGGCCAAGGCCGAGGTCACCGGTGAGATCAAGAAGGGCCTCACCGGCAGCGTCTTCTTCATCCTCGCGCTGACGGTGCTGCTGTTCAGCTCGTTCTTTTTCTTCTTCTTCCTCGCCGAGCTGCTCGATATGTGGCTGTGGCGCTGGGCCGCGTTCCTGATCGTGTTCTTGCTGATGGTGCTCACCACCGTCCTGCTGGCACTGCTCGGGTGGCTCAAGGTACGGAAGGTGCGCGCACCGGAGAAGACGATCGGCTCGCTCAAGCAGGCCGCCGAGGTGCTGCCCGCCGCGTTCGCCCACCGCGACGCGGCCGAGGCGCATGCGGCCATCGGATCACGCGGTGCGGGCGCCACGTCGCTGGAGAAGTCGAGCAACCGATGA
- a CDS encoding alpha/beta fold hydrolase, whose translation MSSNSFPDPSSVRFDGPWTHRDVHANGIRFHVVEADGTDRAEAPLVLLLHGFADFWWSWRHQLTAIAGHGYRTVAVDLRGYGDTDKPPRGYDGWTLAGDIAGLIRALGHTEATLVGHAEGGLVCWATAVLHPRLVRSIALVSSPHPAALKSAVLRDPAQRATWLPDFLRYQLPRYPENLLTRRGGAEVERLLHDRVGESWSRTAEFVETASRMRHAIRIPGAAHSALEYQRWAFRSQWRPDGKRFMATMRTPIDIPVLMLRGERDSYLLDATFQRGKSLSPHRTLVSIPRAGHYAHQENPSKVNEVLTTHWREQNGVNGSPPHDDLVSP comes from the coding sequence GTGTCGTCCAACTCATTCCCGGATCCCTCCAGCGTCCGCTTCGACGGACCGTGGACCCACCGGGACGTGCACGCCAACGGAATCCGATTTCATGTCGTCGAAGCCGACGGTACGGACCGCGCCGAGGCGCCCCTGGTGCTGCTGCTGCACGGTTTCGCCGATTTCTGGTGGTCGTGGCGGCATCAGCTGACCGCGATCGCCGGTCACGGGTATCGCACCGTCGCTGTCGACCTGCGCGGCTACGGCGATACCGACAAACCACCGCGCGGCTATGACGGCTGGACTCTCGCGGGCGACATCGCCGGCCTGATCCGGGCGCTCGGGCACACCGAGGCCACCCTCGTCGGCCATGCCGAAGGCGGACTGGTCTGCTGGGCCACCGCGGTGCTGCATCCGCGGTTGGTCCGCTCGATCGCACTGGTGAGCTCGCCGCATCCCGCCGCGCTCAAGAGCGCTGTGCTGCGCGACCCGGCGCAACGGGCGACCTGGCTGCCCGATTTCCTGCGGTACCAGTTGCCGCGCTATCCGGAGAACCTGCTCACCCGGCGTGGTGGCGCCGAGGTGGAGCGGTTGCTGCACGACCGGGTCGGTGAATCCTGGTCGCGCACCGCGGAATTCGTCGAGACCGCGTCGCGGATGCGGCATGCCATCCGGATACCGGGGGCCGCACACAGCGCGCTGGAGTACCAGCGCTGGGCGTTTCGTAGTCAGTGGCGGCCGGACGGCAAGCGGTTCATGGCCACGATGCGCACCCCGATCGATATCCCGGTGCTGATGCTACGGGGTGAACGCGACTCGTACCTGCTCGACGCCACGTTCCAGCGCGGCAAGTCGCTGTCGCCGCATCGGACGTTGGTGTCGATTCCGCGGGCGGGGCACTACGCGCACCAGGAGAACCCGAGCAAGGTCAACGAGGTGCTCACGACGCATTGGCGCGAACAGAACGGCGTCAACGGGTCACCGCCGCACGACGACCTGGTTTCGCCGTGA
- a CDS encoding MarP family serine protease: MTASVWLDIAVVLIALVAASTGWRQGAVASALAFFGVALGAVAGILIAPHILRQLSEGRSRVLGGILLIVLLVIVGEVAGMVLGRAARTSIRQPVARNVDSVVGAVLQAVTVLVAAWLLALPLATASQPAVAAAINGSKVLADVNAVAPEWLRKVPNEFSRLLDTSGLPDVIGPFGRAPIAAVEPPDPSVLASPVAASLQQSVLRIRGTAPSCQRALEGSGFIVAPERVMTNAHVVAGTNTVSVDTARGALDATVVLFDPSKDIAVLAVPGLTAPVLPQAPEPASSGESAIVLGYPGGGPYTASAARVRETLDLTGPTIHRDGTVEREVYTVRGQVRAGNSGGPLVDAEGQLLGVVFGAAVTDDDTGYVLTLHEVATELAAAAPSSTPVNTGACVLT, encoded by the coding sequence GTGACCGCCTCGGTGTGGCTCGACATCGCGGTGGTGTTGATCGCGCTGGTCGCGGCGTCCACCGGCTGGCGTCAGGGCGCGGTGGCGTCGGCGCTGGCGTTCTTCGGCGTCGCGCTGGGCGCGGTCGCGGGCATTCTGATCGCACCGCACATCCTTCGGCAGCTCAGCGAGGGCCGCAGTCGGGTACTGGGCGGCATCCTGCTGATCGTGCTGCTGGTGATCGTCGGTGAGGTCGCGGGTATGGTGCTGGGCCGGGCGGCGCGTACCAGCATCCGCCAGCCGGTCGCCCGCAATGTGGACAGCGTCGTCGGCGCGGTGTTGCAGGCGGTGACCGTGCTGGTGGCGGCCTGGTTACTCGCGTTGCCGCTGGCCACCGCGTCCCAGCCCGCTGTCGCCGCCGCGATCAACGGGTCGAAGGTCCTGGCCGACGTCAACGCCGTCGCGCCGGAATGGTTGCGCAAGGTTCCCAACGAATTCTCCCGGCTGCTCGACACCTCCGGGTTGCCCGATGTGATCGGCCCGTTCGGCCGGGCGCCGATCGCCGCCGTCGAACCGCCGGATCCCTCGGTGCTGGCGAGTCCGGTGGCGGCGTCACTGCAGCAGAGCGTGCTGCGCATTCGCGGCACCGCGCCCAGTTGCCAGCGGGCGCTCGAAGGTTCGGGCTTCATCGTCGCGCCGGAACGCGTGATGACCAACGCTCACGTCGTGGCCGGCACCAACACCGTGTCGGTCGATACGGCCCGCGGCGCGCTCGACGCCACCGTGGTCCTGTTCGACCCGTCCAAGGACATCGCGGTCCTCGCCGTCCCCGGTCTGACCGCGCCCGTGCTGCCCCAGGCTCCCGAGCCCGCGAGTTCGGGCGAGAGCGCGATCGTGCTCGGTTACCCCGGCGGCGGTCCGTACACGGCCAGTGCCGCCCGCGTCCGCGAGACCCTCGACCTCACCGGCCCCACCATCCACCGCGACGGCACCGTCGAACGTGAGGTCTACACCGTGCGCGGCCAGGTCCGCGCGGGCAACTCCGGCGGCCCGCTGGTCGACGCCGAGGGCCAGCTCCTCGGCGTGGTCTTCGGCGCGGCGGTCACCGATGACGACACCGGCTATGTGCTCACCCTGCACGAGGTCGCGACCGAACTGGCCGCGGCCGCCCCGAGCAGTACTCCGGTCAACACGGGTGCCTGCGTACTGACCTGA
- a CDS encoding NUDIX hydrolase has protein sequence MNDVARLDDSGVPSWLRTAIRSTGPDADDTLATSRALRRAMSITGKPRQAAVLVLFGGSPAADDSAPGGLPADADVLLTQRASTMRQHRGQIAFPGGAEDPGDGGPVGTALREAAEETGLDPAGVQPFALLPKLFVPPSKFDVTPVLGYWRAPSEVRVVDQGETERVVRVPLTELLDPAHRFMVRGSLGYQSPAFQVDGMLVWGLTGGILAGIIKSAGWERHWDRGDVRDLETSLAAVGMTL, from the coding sequence GTGAACGATGTAGCGAGGCTCGACGACTCCGGCGTTCCCTCGTGGTTGCGCACCGCGATCAGATCCACCGGCCCCGATGCCGACGACACACTCGCGACCTCGCGGGCCCTGCGCCGGGCCATGTCGATCACCGGCAAACCACGCCAGGCCGCCGTTCTCGTCCTGTTCGGCGGCTCGCCCGCCGCCGACGACTCCGCGCCCGGTGGCCTGCCCGCCGACGCCGATGTCCTGCTCACCCAGCGCGCGTCGACCATGCGCCAGCACCGCGGCCAGATCGCGTTCCCCGGCGGCGCCGAGGATCCCGGCGACGGCGGCCCGGTCGGCACCGCCCTGCGCGAAGCTGCCGAGGAGACCGGACTCGATCCGGCGGGCGTCCAGCCGTTCGCGCTGCTGCCGAAACTGTTCGTGCCGCCGTCGAAATTCGACGTGACCCCGGTGCTCGGCTACTGGCGGGCACCCAGTGAGGTTCGCGTCGTCGATCAGGGCGAAACCGAGCGTGTCGTGCGTGTGCCGCTCACCGAATTGCTCGATCCGGCACACAGATTCATGGTGCGTGGCAGTCTCGGCTACCAGAGCCCCGCGTTCCAGGTCGACGGCATGCTGGTGTGGGGACTCACCGGCGGTATCCTCGCCGGCATCATCAAATCCGCTGGGTGGGAACGACACTGGGATCGGGGCGACGTGCGTGACCTGGAGACCTCGCTGGCTGCGGTCGGAATGACCCTGTGA
- a CDS encoding TlpA family protein disulfide reductase, with protein sequence MSEASLLRRPALRWVLAAVILVVAATVALWPREGSETTGVLPQTSQQRSGVSAGERAAAGSQPCPSAAATGSGPLAGLRVSCLADGEPVDLAAALAGKPALLNLWAYWCGPCATELPYLQEFAQRAGSALTVMTVHSDPDEAKALSRLTGLGITLPGVEDPQAAVRSAVGAPAVLPVSVLVRADGTIASVEVRTFADVADIADTVSAKLGVTV encoded by the coding sequence GTGAGCGAAGCCTCGCTGCTGCGGCGGCCCGCTCTGCGCTGGGTGCTCGCTGCGGTGATCTTGGTCGTCGCGGCCACCGTGGCGCTGTGGCCGCGTGAGGGTTCCGAGACCACCGGCGTCCTTCCGCAGACTTCGCAACAGAGGTCGGGCGTGTCGGCCGGGGAACGAGCGGCTGCCGGGTCCCAACCGTGCCCGTCCGCGGCGGCCACCGGGTCGGGACCGCTGGCCGGTCTCCGGGTGAGCTGTCTGGCCGATGGCGAGCCCGTCGATCTCGCCGCGGCGCTCGCCGGGAAACCCGCACTGCTCAATCTGTGGGCCTACTGGTGTGGGCCCTGCGCGACCGAGCTGCCGTATCTGCAGGAATTCGCGCAACGGGCCGGCTCGGCATTGACGGTGATGACCGTGCACAGTGATCCCGACGAGGCGAAGGCGCTGTCTCGGCTGACCGGACTCGGCATCACCCTGCCCGGCGTCGAGGATCCGCAGGCCGCTGTGCGCAGCGCGGTCGGTGCGCCCGCGGTGCTGCCGGTCTCGGTACTCGTGCGGGCCGACGGCACCATCGCGAGTGTGGAGGTGCGAACGTTTGCCGACGTGGCCGACATCGCGGATACGGTATCCGCGAAGCTCGGGGTCACGGTATGA
- the nth gene encoding endonuclease III, translating to MNRTLAAAFPGAHCELDFTTPLELAVATILSAQCTDVRVNLTTPALFAKYRGAYDYAQANRVELEEFIRPTGFYRNKTSSLIGLGQALVEKFDGELPHTLDELVKLPGIGRKTANVILGNAFDVPGITVDTHFGRLVRRWKWTDEEDPVKVEHAVGALFERKDWTMLSHRVIFEGRRVCHARKPACGACVLADDCPSFGLGPTDPAVAAELVKGPERDHLLNMVGL from the coding sequence ATGAACCGCACGCTCGCCGCGGCGTTCCCCGGCGCGCACTGCGAGCTCGACTTCACCACGCCGCTGGAACTGGCCGTCGCGACGATCCTGTCCGCCCAGTGCACCGACGTCCGCGTGAACCTCACCACTCCCGCCCTGTTCGCGAAGTACCGCGGTGCCTACGACTACGCGCAGGCCAACCGGGTGGAACTGGAGGAATTCATCCGGCCCACCGGCTTCTACCGGAACAAGACCAGTTCACTGATCGGCCTCGGCCAGGCTCTGGTCGAAAAATTCGACGGTGAATTGCCTCACACACTGGACGAATTGGTGAAATTGCCCGGGATCGGGCGCAAGACGGCCAACGTCATCCTCGGCAACGCGTTCGACGTGCCCGGCATCACCGTCGACACCCACTTCGGCCGGTTGGTACGCCGCTGGAAGTGGACCGATGAAGAGGATCCGGTCAAGGTCGAGCACGCGGTCGGCGCGCTGTTCGAGCGCAAGGACTGGACGATGCTCTCGCACCGGGTGATCTTCGAGGGCCGTCGGGTGTGCCATGCGCGCAAGCCGGCCTGCGGTGCGTGCGTGCTCGCCGACGACTGCCCGTCCTTCGGGCTCGGCCCGACCGATCCGGCGGTGGCCGCGGAGTTGGTGAAGGGGCCGGAGCGCGATCACCTGCTGAACATGGTCGGCCTGTGA
- a CDS encoding Crp/Fnr family transcriptional regulator, which yields MDEALARAGIFQGVEPTAVAALAKQLQPVDFPRGHVIFNEGEPGDRLYIITTGKVKIGRRSPDGRENLLTIMGPSDMFGELSIFDPGPRTSTATTVTEVRAVTMDRDALKSWIDQRPEIAEQLLRVLARRLRRTNNNLADLIFTDVPGRVAKALLQLAQRFGTQEAGALRVTHDLTQEEIAQLVGASRETVNKALADFAHRGWLRLEGKSVLISDSERLARRAR from the coding sequence GTGGACGAGGCCCTCGCCAGAGCAGGCATCTTCCAAGGCGTCGAGCCCACCGCGGTGGCCGCGCTCGCCAAGCAGCTGCAGCCCGTAGATTTTCCGCGCGGCCACGTCATCTTCAACGAGGGCGAACCCGGCGATCGGCTGTACATCATCACGACGGGCAAGGTGAAGATCGGCCGACGGTCCCCGGACGGCAGGGAGAACCTGCTGACCATCATGGGTCCGTCCGACATGTTCGGTGAACTGTCGATCTTCGACCCGGGCCCGCGTACCTCGACCGCAACCACGGTCACCGAGGTCCGCGCCGTGACGATGGACCGCGACGCACTCAAGTCGTGGATCGATCAGCGCCCCGAGATCGCTGAGCAGCTGCTGCGCGTGCTGGCACGACGCCTTCGCCGCACCAACAACAACCTCGCCGACCTGATCTTCACCGATGTGCCGGGTCGCGTCGCCAAGGCGCTGCTGCAGCTCGCACAGCGCTTCGGCACCCAGGAAGCGGGCGCGCTGCGCGTGACCCACGACCTGACCCAGGAAGAGATCGCCCAGCTGGTCGGTGCTTCCCGGGAAACCGTCAACAAGGCGCTCGCCGACTTCGCTCATCGCGGATGGCTGCGCCTCGAGGGCAAGAGCGTGCTGATCTCGGATTCCGAGCGTCTGGCACGTCGCGCTCGCTGA
- a CDS encoding MBL fold metallo-hydrolase gives MALEHPAYGQVRPVTPTASVLLADNPGQMTLDGTNTWLLRGPDSDSYVVVDPGPKDKKHTAHIVEATGGRIALTLITHHHHDHTGGIDHLVKATGTPVRSVDPAYLRGVVAPLADGEVIEAAGLRITVLGTPGHTTDSVSLLLDDAVLTGDTILGHGTTVLESAPGALANFLASLEKLRELGAGKALLPAHGPDHADAAPVAQYYLDHRRERLDQVRAALVELGSGAGALAVVRKVYADVDKRLWPAARSSVQAQLEYLRAEQN, from the coding sequence ATGGCACTGGAACATCCCGCGTACGGCCAGGTCAGGCCGGTCACGCCGACGGCATCGGTACTACTGGCCGACAACCCGGGTCAGATGACGCTCGACGGCACCAACACCTGGCTGCTGCGCGGCCCGGACAGCGACTCCTACGTGGTCGTGGATCCGGGACCGAAGGACAAGAAACACACCGCCCACATCGTCGAGGCCACGGGCGGCCGGATCGCGCTGACGCTGATCACCCATCACCACCACGATCACACCGGCGGCATCGATCACCTGGTGAAAGCCACCGGGACGCCGGTGCGATCGGTGGATCCGGCGTATCTGCGCGGCGTGGTCGCGCCGCTGGCCGACGGCGAGGTGATCGAGGCCGCCGGCCTGCGGATCACGGTGCTCGGGACGCCCGGGCACACCACCGATTCGGTGAGCCTGCTGCTCGACGACGCGGTGCTCACCGGTGACACGATCCTCGGCCACGGCACCACGGTGCTCGAATCCGCGCCGGGCGCGCTGGCGAACTTCCTCGCGTCGCTGGAGAAACTGCGTGAGCTGGGCGCGGGGAAGGCGTTGCTGCCCGCGCACGGGCCCGATCACGCCGATGCGGCGCCGGTGGCGCAGTACTACCTCGACCACCGGCGGGAGCGGCTCGATCAGGTGCGGGCCGCGCTGGTCGAACTGGGTTCCGGTGCGGGCGCTCTCGCCGTGGTCCGCAAGGTGTACGCCGACGTGGACAAACGGCTGTGGCCCGCCGCGCGCAGTTCGGTGCAGGCGCAGCTGGAATATCTGCGGGCCGAACAGAACTGA
- a CDS encoding RidA family protein, whose product MAVATAWKDALDRLGVTLPPVAAPVAAYIPAVRTGSLVYTSGQLPFVDGELSAVGKVGAEVDVEQAKEAARLCALNALAAVHDLVGLDQVVRIVKVVGFVASAPGFSDQPIVINGASEFLGEVFGEAGVHARSAVGVSELPKNTPVEVELIVEVG is encoded by the coding sequence ATAGCCGTGGCCACCGCGTGGAAGGACGCGCTCGACCGGCTCGGTGTCACGCTGCCGCCGGTCGCCGCGCCCGTCGCGGCCTACATCCCCGCCGTGCGCACCGGTTCGCTGGTGTACACCTCCGGCCAGCTGCCCTTCGTCGACGGTGAATTGTCGGCGGTCGGCAAGGTCGGAGCCGAGGTGGATGTGGAGCAGGCCAAGGAGGCGGCTCGGCTGTGCGCGCTGAACGCGCTCGCGGCCGTGCACGATCTGGTCGGGCTCGACCAGGTGGTGCGGATCGTGAAGGTCGTCGGATTCGTCGCCTCGGCGCCCGGATTCAGCGATCAGCCGATCGTGATCAACGGCGCGTCGGAGTTCCTCGGTGAGGTGTTCGGCGAGGCGGGCGTGCACGCGCGCTCGGCCGTCGGCGTCTCGGAACTGCCCAAGAACACGCCCGTCGAGGTGGAATTGATCGTCGAGGTCGGATAG
- a CDS encoding DUF4177 domain-containing protein, whose amino-acid sequence MSEVTLWEYATVPLLTHATKQILDQWGSDGWELVSVLPGPTGEQHVAYLKRQK is encoded by the coding sequence ATGAGTGAAGTCACCCTGTGGGAGTACGCGACCGTGCCGCTGTTGACGCACGCGACGAAGCAGATCCTCGACCAGTGGGGGTCCGACGGCTGGGAACTGGTCTCGGTGCTGCCCGGACCGACCGGCGAACAGCACGTCGCCTACCTGAAGCGGCAGAAATAG
- a CDS encoding ArsA family ATPase, whose protein sequence is MGAPTAEPVPSVPEPSTGWPQRAAKARLHYVTGKGGTGKSTVSAALALALAAGGRRVLLVEVESRQSIAQLFDRPPLPPTETHIASADGGGEVTALALDIEYAFLEYLDMFYNLGFAGRAMRRMGAIEFVTTIAPGLRDVILTGKIKECVVRVGKDGRPAYDDIVVDAPPTGRIAGFLDVTTAMAEIAKGGPIASQAEGVSSLLHSDQTMIHLVTLLEALPVQETADAITELTADDLRIGTVIVNRAATAELTPAQRDAAVAGELDTAAIAADLAKAGITLSDADFDGLIAETVDHAIVLTAQNASAAELAQIDVPQLSLPALGDGIDLGGLYELAEQLSAQGVR, encoded by the coding sequence GTGGGAGCACCAACAGCAGAGCCGGTTCCGTCGGTTCCCGAACCGTCGACCGGATGGCCACAGCGCGCGGCCAAGGCCCGCCTGCACTACGTGACCGGCAAGGGAGGCACCGGCAAGTCGACCGTTTCGGCCGCACTCGCACTCGCGCTCGCCGCGGGTGGACGCAGAGTGCTGCTGGTCGAGGTCGAGAGTCGCCAGTCCATCGCGCAATTGTTCGATCGGCCACCGTTGCCGCCCACCGAGACCCATATCGCCAGCGCCGACGGCGGTGGCGAGGTGACGGCGCTGGCACTGGACATCGAGTACGCGTTCCTCGAATACCTCGACATGTTCTACAACCTCGGCTTCGCGGGCCGGGCGATGCGCCGCATGGGCGCCATCGAGTTCGTCACCACCATCGCGCCGGGTCTGCGCGACGTGATCCTCACCGGCAAGATCAAAGAGTGCGTGGTCCGGGTCGGCAAGGACGGCAGGCCCGCCTATGACGACATCGTCGTGGACGCGCCGCCGACCGGCCGGATCGCCGGGTTCCTCGATGTCACCACGGCCATGGCCGAGATCGCCAAGGGCGGCCCGATCGCCTCGCAGGCCGAGGGGGTGTCCAGTCTGCTGCACTCCGATCAGACGATGATCCACCTGGTGACGCTGCTCGAGGCGCTGCCGGTGCAGGAGACCGCCGACGCGATCACCGAACTCACCGCCGACGATCTGCGGATCGGCACGGTGATCGTCAACCGGGCGGCCACCGCCGAACTCACCCCGGCTCAGCGCGACGCGGCCGTGGCGGGCGAACTCGACACCGCCGCGATCGCCGCCGATCTGGCGAAGGCCGGGATCACGCTGTCCGATGCGGACTTCGACGGCCTGATCGCCGAAACGGTCGACCACGCGATCGTGCTGACCGCGCAGAACGCGAGTGCCGCCGAACTGGCGCAGATCGACGTCCCCCAGCTGTCCCTGCCTGCCCTGGGCGACGGCATCGACCTGGGCGGGCTCTACGAACTGGCCGAACAGCTATCCGCGCAGGGAGTCCGATGA
- a CDS encoding ArsA family ATPase has protein sequence MSEHVSVPPALDVSRIIADPSARVIVCCGSGGVGKTTTAASIALRAAESGRKVVVLTIDPARRLAQSLGVAELDNSPQRVELGAEVPGELHAMMLNMRRTFDDMVLEHTSADKAEQIFANPIYQTVASSFGGTQEYMAMEKLGQLAARKEWDLIVVDTPPSRNALDFLDAPKRLGTFLNGKMIRLIMAPGRGVGRIVTGAMSLAMRGVSTIVGGQMLKDASTFLQSLESLFGGFQDRAERTFAMLSKPGTHFLVVAAPEPDALREASFFVDRLSTEKMPLAGLVLNRTHPALSELSGDHAVTAADQLADSNPLTASVLRIHADRVSAAARERRLLHRFTGAHPRVRIVSVTALPFEVSDLDALRAVADQLTGTPASA, from the coding sequence ATGAGCGAGCACGTTTCCGTTCCGCCCGCGCTGGACGTCTCGCGGATCATCGCCGACCCGAGCGCCCGCGTGATCGTGTGCTGCGGGTCCGGCGGGGTCGGCAAGACCACCACCGCGGCCTCGATCGCGCTGCGTGCGGCCGAATCGGGCCGCAAGGTGGTGGTGCTGACGATCGACCCGGCGCGCAGGCTGGCGCAGTCGCTGGGCGTGGCCGAGCTGGACAACAGCCCGCAGCGCGTCGAGCTCGGCGCGGAGGTGCCCGGCGAGCTGCACGCGATGATGCTGAACATGCGCCGCACCTTCGACGACATGGTGCTCGAGCACACCAGCGCGGACAAGGCCGAGCAGATCTTCGCCAATCCGATCTATCAGACGGTGGCGTCGTCGTTCGGTGGCACGCAGGAGTACATGGCGATGGAGAAGCTCGGCCAGCTGGCCGCGCGCAAGGAGTGGGACCTGATCGTGGTCGACACTCCCCCTTCGCGCAACGCGCTCGATTTCCTCGATGCTCCCAAGCGGCTGGGCACGTTCCTCAACGGCAAGATGATCCGGTTGATCATGGCGCCGGGGCGCGGCGTCGGCCGGATCGTCACCGGGGCGATGAGCCTGGCGATGCGTGGGGTGTCCACGATTGTCGGCGGGCAGATGCTCAAGGACGCCTCGACGTTCCTGCAATCGCTGGAATCGTTGTTCGGTGGGTTCCAGGACCGGGCCGAGCGCACCTTCGCGATGCTGTCCAAGCCCGGCACTCATTTCCTGGTGGTCGCCGCGCCCGAGCCGGACGCGCTGCGCGAGGCGTCGTTCTTCGTCGACCGGCTGTCGACCGAGAAGATGCCGCTGGCCGGTCTGGTGCTGAACCGGACGCATCCCGCGTTGTCGGAGCTGTCCGGTGATCACGCGGTGACCGCCGCCGATCAGCTGGCCGATTCGAACCCGCTGACCGCGTCGGTGCTGCGTATCCACGCCGATCGGGTATCGGCGGCGGCGCGGGAGCGGCGGCTGCTGCATCGCTTCACCGGCGCGCATCCGCGGGTGCGGATCGTCTCGGTGACGGCGCTGCCGTTCGAGGTCTCGGACCTCGACGCGTTGCGCGCGGTCGCCGATCAGCTGACCGGCACCCCGGCTTCGGCCTGA